TTGGCAAAGAAGAACAGTTACAATTACAACAATCTTTAGGCTTAGGGCAAACACTTGTAACTCAGGAAACTTTAATAAATGCCTGGGTAGAACAAACAGGTAGAACAGCAACAGAACTCGAACAGGTATTACTAACTAAATCTCAAAAACGTCGCTCTACTCAAGAAGAATTGCTAAACTGGTTAGAAAAATGGCAACAAATACGCCAGTCGATTTTAGATTTTAGATTGAAGTAACGAAGAAATTTAGGTACTTGTATCGTTCTTGAGTTTGGTCAATAATTAGTAAGGGTAAAATTTCAGTAACAAATGACAAATTCTTCAATGAATAATGAACTATTAACTGTATTTAATCGATTGAGTCAAGGATTAAACCGAGTAGTTGTCGGACAAACTACTTTAGTCCAACAATTATTAGTAGCTTTGTTGTCAGGGGGTCATGTAATTTTAGAAGGCGTACCCGGAACCGGAAAAACTTTATTAGTAAAAGTTTTAGCTCAAATAATTCAAGCAGATTTTCGCCGGATTCAACTTACACCTGATATTCTTCCTGCCGATATTATTGGTACTAATATTTTTGATTTAAATACCAGGCAATTTACCTTAAAAAAAGGGCCTGTGTTTACCCAAGTATTGTTAGCAGATGAAATTAATCGCACACCTCCAAAAACCCAATCAGCTTTGCTGGAAGCGATGGAAGAACAACAGGTAACAATGGATGGGGAAAGTTTGTCTTTGCCTGATTTATTTTGGACAATAGCAACCCAAAATCCTTTAGAATTTGAAGGTACTTATCCTTTACCAGAAGCGCAATTAGATCGGTTTTTATTTAAGTTAATTGTTGACTATCCTGATGCTGCTGCGGAAAAGCAAATGTTACTCAATCGTCAGTCTGGTTTTCAAGCTAAAAGGCAGGATTTAGCAAGATTAAAACCAGTAGCAACTGTAGAAAGTATTTTAGCAGCGCGTCAGGAAGTAAATTCTGTGAAAGTTGATGAAAAAATTATCGATTATTTGTTAGCTTTAGTGCAGCGAAGTCGGCAACATTCTGATTTAGCTTTGGGCGCTTCTCCTCGTTCTACAGGGGCTTGGTTGCAAACAAGTAAAGCTCATGCTTGGCTATCAGGAAAAGATTTTGTAACTCCTGATGATATTAAGGCTGTAGCTCGTCCGTTATTAAGACATCGGTTAATTTTACGCCCAGAATCTCAGTTAGATGGATTGCAAATTGATGCGGTAATTTCTTCATTATTAAGTCAAGTGGCAGTTCCTAGATAAAGGCGGAAAGTAGAAGGGAAAAGTAACATCCATAATCCAAAAATCTAAAATATGGTTCCTTCAGGAAAGTTTTATTTACTATTAGCTTTGGGAGTGGCGATCGCTATCTCCCTAGCGTCAATCTTTAATGTCACCACTGGCATTTTAGGGGCTTTTTTATTCGATATAATTTTGCTGCTGTTAATTGCGATCGACAATTGGCGGGAACGAGGAAACATTGTAGAAATTACCCGTCAACCATTGGGTAGATTATCGATCGGTAGAGATAACCCAGTCACTTTATCAATTAAATCAAAAAACCGCCCCGCTATAATTCAAATTCGAGACTTTTATCCTTTAGAATTTGGTGTTTCTCAGCCCAAATTAAAAACTTCTTTACCCAGTAATACCACGCAAGAAATTACTTATAAAGTACATCCCACACGCCGAGGTGAATACCCTTGGGGAGACATTCAAGTGAGACAATTAGGTGCTTGGGGATTAGCTTGGAGTGAGAAAAAACTTTCGCAAAGTACGAAAGTTGCTGTTTATCCAGACTTGTTAGGATTGCGGCAATTATCGATTAAATTAACCTTATTAAATACAGGGACAATGCGCCAATCTCGTCGCATGGGAATCGGTACGGAATTTGCCGAATTACGCGAATATCGGATGGGAGACGATCCAAGATTTGTAGATTGGAAAGCAACAGCGCGTCGTTTAGGTGCGACACCTTCAGCATCTTTACAAATAAGAGTTTTAGAACCTGAACAAGAACAAACTTTAATTATTTTGCTCGATCGCGGTAGATTAATGACGGCAAATGTTCAAGGTTTAAAACGTTTTGATTGGGGATTAAATGCAACGCTTTCTTTAGCATTAGCAGGAATTAATCGCGGCGATCGCGTTGGTGTTGCTGTGTTCGATCGAGAAATTGTAACTTGGATTCCTCCTGAAAGGGGACAAAATCAATTGGCAAAATTGATCGATCGCTTAACACCAATTCAACCAGTAATGTTAGAACCAGACTATCTTGGTGCTTGCACTTCTTTAGTAAATCAACAAACTCGCCGAGCATTAGTAGTATTAATTACCGACATCATAGATATTACCGCCTCCTCAGAATTACTAGCAGCATTGGGAAGATTAACTCCTCGTTATTTACCTTTTTGTGTAACTTTGCGCGATCCCCAAGTTGACAAACAAGCACACACTTTTACCAAAGATATAGATAGTGCTTATAGTCGTGCTGTTGCCTTAGATTTAATCTCTCAGCGTCATGTTGCCTTTGCTCAATTAAAACAAAAAGGAGTGTTAGTTTTAGATGCGCCAGCAAATCAAATTAGCGAACAAATTGTCGATCGATATTTGCAATTGAAAGCCCGAAATCAACTTTAAATTATTGGGTAATTCTCATGCAATTACTTAACCCTGGTAATATAGTCACTAGTGGATTACAAATTTATCGCTCTCGACTAAAATCATATTTTATTATTAGTTTAATTGCCCATTTTTGGTTAATCATTCCTTTACTAGGGTGGGCAAAATTTTTTGCTAACGCTGCTCTAATTTCTAGATTAGTCTTTCAAGAAGTTACAGGCAACTCTGAAACTTTACAATCTGCTCAAAAGCAAGTTAACCAAAAGTTAGTCGGCTTTTTATTATCAGCTTTTATCGTTACTGTTGTAGTATATATCAGTTTTAATTTTTTGCTAATTGTAATAGTAATTATCGGAATTAGACTATCTCCTTTTCTCTATTCATCTGTTTATGCCTACGTTCCTAAAAGCAACTTGCTCCAAACTTTAGCATTTTTAACTTACGTTTTGTTCATAGTTTTCTTAATTGGCATTTTTATTGCATCAGTAATTTCAGTATATGCTCAATTTTTCATTACCGAAGTTATTTTGGCTGTGGAAAACAATATTAATATGTGGAATGCGCTCAAAAAAAGTAACAAATTAATTAGTAGTTACGGATTCCGCCCGCAGTTAATAATTACGATTGCTAGTTTAGTTTGTTTGCCAGTTTTATTGTTAAATCAAATCTTTTTATCATTATTAGATTTTGGCTTCAATTTATTAAAGCTTGATAATTCTACATTTTTATTGGTAATAAATGTTAGTTCATTTTTGTTAATTAATGTTATATTATTACCATTTTGGCAAGCAACTAAAGCATTGGTTTATTACGACATTCAAAATCGTCGTGAAGGTTTAACTTTGTTCATTAGCCGGAAAACACAGGAGTAAACCTTACTAGTTGCTAGTCTCCTTTCACTAACGATCAAAATTTCTAGAGCAATACTTCCGGTCGCCAAATGTAGATTAATAAGAGAGTTATGGAAGCAGATTTGCTATAAGTTTTGCAGAATCTCAGCATTTAATAACAATTATGAACCTATTTAATCAGAGTATTTTCCCTTATTCAACTTCAGAAATATTAAGGCTAATTACAATTAATATTTTCTTGACAATTGCTTATGTAATAGGCGTAAAATTGAGCCTAAATTTTGCATCTTTAAATAGAGAAGTTGCAGCAATTTGGCTGCCTTCGGGAATGACTTTAGCCGCTGTTCTTTTGTTTGGCTCAAAGGTGTTTCCAGCTATCATATTTGGTTCACTTATAGGACATTTTAATGGATTGGACTCACTAGAACCGTTAAGCAATTTTATTGTTAATAATACTGCCATGATTCTAGGGAATTGTTTACAACCGTTATGCGCCTCATTGGTAATTAAAAAGTATAGTAATATCCCAACTTTATTTAGCCGGATTAACTCCATTATTATTTTTATACTAGCTGGATTTTTTTCACCCATAATTTCTGCCAGTATTATCGTTACTATTAGTTGTTTAATTAATTTTTTCACTTGGGACAAATATTGGATATATTGGCTAACGCTGTGGATATCTAGTGGATTAACCCATTTAATTTTTACTCCTGTATTTTTAATTAATAAAATTCAGTCCAATCCCAGAAATAATATTCAATCCAAACATAAATTACTCGTTATATTATTTATATTGTTTGGGACTATTTTAATTTTTTGGATAACTTTTTTAAAAAACAATCCTGTGGAATATTTTTTATTATTATTACTGATAATAACTGTTTTTACGTTAGGTAAACGGTTTTCAATTATTCTGGTGGTATTAGTTTCTTCTGCGGCTATTATTGCCACGAATTTGAAATTGGGGCCGTTTGTTAAAGCATCAATTATCGAATCCTTGTTATTACTACAATCATTTATTGGGGTATTGTCTGTAACTTCTTTAGTGTTATCAGCAATTATTGATGAAAAAGAACAAGCGACAAAAAAATTAGAATTAACGCTAGTTAACTTAGAGGATATTGTTAATCAACGCACTATAGAATTAGCAAGAGCTAAAGAAAAAGCAGAAGTGGCCAATCAAGCAAAAAGTGTATTTATTGCTAATATGAGCCATGAACTGCGATCGCCTCTCAATGCTATTTTAGGGTTTTCTCAATTAATGTTACGCACCAAAAACATCCCAACTGACCTCTATGAAAACGCAGGTATTATCTATCGTAGTGGTGATTATTTACTAAGTCTCATTAATAATATTCTCGACCTATCTAAAATTGAAGCAGGTAAAACTACTTTCAATCCTAAAGACTTTAACTTGCATCAGTTGCTCAATGATTTAGAAGATATGTTACATTTACAGGCTACTAATGCTGGCTTGAAGTTGCTATTTCAAGGTTATGAAAATGTTCCCTCTTATATCTGTACGGATGAAGTAAAACTGCGTCAAGTTTTAATTAATTTAGTCAGTAATGCGATCAAATTTACTTCGGAAGGTCAAATTATTGTCAATGTCTTTCAGGGAGATCGAGAAACAACAGATGTTTTTAATCTCCATTTTCAGGTGCGAGATACAGGTGTGGGAATTGCTCCAGCAGAAATACCCAAACTTTTTGATGCTTTTACTCAAGCGCAAGCTGGAAAAGAGATGCAAGAAGGAACGGGTTTAGGTTTAGCAATTAGTCGAAAATTTGTGCAGTTGATGGGTGGGGATATTTCTGTAGAAAGCGAATTAAGAAAAGGCACAATTTTCCAATTTTATATTCAGGTAAAATTGGGTCAAAAAACAAACGCCAATAGTTTAGAAAAACAGCCAATAGTTTTAGCACTTGCTCCAGATCAACCTACTTACAAAATCCTGACTGTAGATGATAAGCCAATTAATCGTCAATTGCTGATTAAGCTTTTAGAACCATTAGGTTTTGATCTCAAAGAAGCTAGTAATGGAAAAGAAGCGATCGCAATTTGGGAGGAATGGAAACCTCACTTAATTTGGATGGATATGAGAATGCCTGTGATGGATGGTTACGAAGCTACAAAATATATCAAATCTACTACCCAAGGTAATGCTACAGCTATAATAGCCGTTACTGCGAGTGTTTTAGAAGAAGAAAAAGCGATCGTTCTTTCAGCTGGATGTGATGATTTTGTTCGCAAACCTTTTACTGAACAAGCTATTTTCGACACACTAGCTAAACATTTAGGCGTGAAATATATTTATGCGGAAACATCATTACCTAAATCACAGGAATTAACCGAAAATGTTTTGACATCGGCACAGCTAAACTTTATGCCGAAACAATGGATTAGTGCATTATACCAAGCCGCTATTGAGGCAGATAGCCAAATTGTTTTACAACTGATTCAACAAATTCCTCAAACAGAAACTTCTCTCATACAATCACTGACA
The Phormidium ambiguum IAM M-71 genome window above contains:
- a CDS encoding AAA family ATPase, translated to MTNSSMNNELLTVFNRLSQGLNRVVVGQTTLVQQLLVALLSGGHVILEGVPGTGKTLLVKVLAQIIQADFRRIQLTPDILPADIIGTNIFDLNTRQFTLKKGPVFTQVLLADEINRTPPKTQSALLEAMEEQQVTMDGESLSLPDLFWTIATQNPLEFEGTYPLPEAQLDRFLFKLIVDYPDAAAEKQMLLNRQSGFQAKRQDLARLKPVATVESILAARQEVNSVKVDEKIIDYLLALVQRSRQHSDLALGASPRSTGAWLQTSKAHAWLSGKDFVTPDDIKAVARPLLRHRLILRPESQLDGLQIDAVISSLLSQVAVPR
- a CDS encoding DUF58 domain-containing protein, whose product is MVPSGKFYLLLALGVAIAISLASIFNVTTGILGAFLFDIILLLLIAIDNWRERGNIVEITRQPLGRLSIGRDNPVTLSIKSKNRPAIIQIRDFYPLEFGVSQPKLKTSLPSNTTQEITYKVHPTRRGEYPWGDIQVRQLGAWGLAWSEKKLSQSTKVAVYPDLLGLRQLSIKLTLLNTGTMRQSRRMGIGTEFAELREYRMGDDPRFVDWKATARRLGATPSASLQIRVLEPEQEQTLIILLDRGRLMTANVQGLKRFDWGLNATLSLALAGINRGDRVGVAVFDREIVTWIPPERGQNQLAKLIDRLTPIQPVMLEPDYLGACTSLVNQQTRRALVVLITDIIDITASSELLAALGRLTPRYLPFCVTLRDPQVDKQAHTFTKDIDSAYSRAVALDLISQRHVAFAQLKQKGVLVLDAPANQISEQIVDRYLQLKARNQL
- a CDS encoding MASE1 domain-containing protein, producing the protein MNLFNQSIFPYSTSEILRLITINIFLTIAYVIGVKLSLNFASLNREVAAIWLPSGMTLAAVLLFGSKVFPAIIFGSLIGHFNGLDSLEPLSNFIVNNTAMILGNCLQPLCASLVIKKYSNIPTLFSRINSIIIFILAGFFSPIISASIIVTISCLINFFTWDKYWIYWLTLWISSGLTHLIFTPVFLINKIQSNPRNNIQSKHKLLVILFILFGTILIFWITFLKNNPVEYFLLLLLIITVFTLGKRFSIILVVLVSSAAIIATNLKLGPFVKASIIESLLLLQSFIGVLSVTSLVLSAIIDEKEQATKKLELTLVNLEDIVNQRTIELARAKEKAEVANQAKSVFIANMSHELRSPLNAILGFSQLMLRTKNIPTDLYENAGIIYRSGDYLLSLINNILDLSKIEAGKTTFNPKDFNLHQLLNDLEDMLHLQATNAGLKLLFQGYENVPSYICTDEVKLRQVLINLVSNAIKFTSEGQIIVNVFQGDRETTDVFNLHFQVRDTGVGIAPAEIPKLFDAFTQAQAGKEMQEGTGLGLAISRKFVQLMGGDISVESELRKGTIFQFYIQVKLGQKTNANSLEKQPIVLALAPDQPTYKILTVDDKPINRQLLIKLLEPLGFDLKEASNGKEAIAIWEEWKPHLIWMDMRMPVMDGYEATKYIKSTTQGNATAIIAVTASVLEEEKAIVLSAGCDDFVRKPFTEQAIFDTLAKHLGVKYIYAETSLPKSQELTENVLTSAQLNFMPKQWISALYQAAIEADSQIVLQLIQQIPQTETSLIQSLTKLVYQFDFEPIINLIEPLTKDEL